gaggcagaaaatgtcttatacacattgaaataaaactagtttttttttttaacggatttaatcgcgtatattaattatttttaacatcccgacgtttcgagcagtttgcagtgttcgtggtcacgggcagactcacgGGCAGACGAAGGCAGAAGAAgacgggatgttaaaaataattaatgtacgcgattaaatccgttaaaaaaaaactagttttatttcaatgtgtaataatcgcgaaaatctaagacaacattatgtctTATATAGttacgtattaatattttttttaagcttaatttcaaatttatgtaaGAGAAGAAAATTGTTTTCTAAGGTGGCAATCCTGATAATGACAGTAATAACTTCCAATTTCCATCTGTTTTGATGATTTCTGTATACTatagtctatactaatactatatcCATGGtaaaactaaaactttattttataacataaaagtcAACAGCAACACTGAATAGTCtagactaataaaataaacttttatattattaatactcaaACGTTTCTCAGCTTTAACAAATTGTCTACTGGTTTTTTGATTtgtcataaataattcaatatcggTATCATAAATGGGGGATGAAAAGTCTGAAGATCTTTCGCAAACGGAATTATCAAACTGTGAGAATGTTAAAGAAAATGAACCAAAGGATAATGAAAATAATGGTAAAGCAGATAAAATGaaaggtaataaataatacttattatttatcaaagctcataattatatctttgtttttaatgaCCTCCCAATATAGAGAAAGACGTATTCTGTGTTCAAAAACAATGCAACTGTTTGTTTTACTCGAATTTTCTCGAAATTAAAATGCATTTGCAATACTAAATGTAACATCcaataattcaaataacaataacattagaGATGATGTGTAAAAAAAGTGTtgcatataaaacaaaagattcatacatgtaattaaataatatataaaaatggtaaatTGAAGTGCAGCTAAGTCAAATCTAAAAGATGtacaaatatcacaaaataaattacttaaacatTGAATTTTGACATGAAAACCACAAAGGAATTATACAATATCACAAAAGTGTTTTCTATTGAACAATTATTGTACCAATTTAGAATGTGCATATTTGTTAggaaaatttttacaaaatatattaacattcaaaatttaaacatatattaaaaaacacattaataaacttttttatttattttaatatgtcatgGTTACTTTGTAACATTTCATGGTTTTTATATAAGTTCAATTTCATTACAACAATGTTcgttaattactaaataaactgTCTTCAAacccaaatatatatttatatcattaatcagaaaatgcatataattattttattcacctCAATCAAAGAAATGTGACAAGTCAATTAAaaccatattttaatatattgactaTTTATAGCGAAAATTatagtgtaataaattattattatattataaatgatatatcagTTTATTACAGTTGACATATTGCTTAAGGCCACTGGTAATGCTCCcattatgaagaaaaaaaagtgGGCTGTAGATGCAGAAAAACCTATTGGCTGGATTATggagtttgttaaaaaatatttaaaactcgaACCTGAAGAAAAATTGGTAGGAAATcttcaataataaatgaatattatttttttggtcacatacatattttgataagattattttgttttcagttTCTTTACGTTAACCAGACATTTGCACCATCACCAGATCAAATAATAAGAAACTTGTATGAGTGTTTTGGTACTGATGGTAAACTAGTACTACACTACTGTAAGAGTCAAGCGTGGGGTTAAGAATACAAGTGTGATTTGTAGTACTGATAACAATTTATAaggcatacattttatttttactgacttcaaaaaggaggacGTTATCAATTTGTCTGTACTTTTTTTTGTGCATTTATCGGTCATGCTGTTGAtgcatacattaataaataactgttATTTTGATAGGctcttaatttatacttaaaatacaacaaaatactaTCCATAGTCAGTTTGTATGTCTAAtgcaataaatatgttaattttatagtatgtatgctctatttatttaaatatatgtaagaatatattaattttactttaaatgcattgtgataaagttttattgaatttgttaGTCATACATCAaagacaatttaatatttaatcgatttaGCTTTAAgtatagaaaataatgaaacaaagttactgtataaaatgtaataaatataataaaattatcaatattatgaaatacaatTGGCTTTTTGAATCACATAAAAACACATGACAttacttgaattaatattttgaataattctcagtagttattttttatcaccACTACTGTTGACATAATCTTTACTTGTTGTCCTTGTGGGTAGGTTATCTGTAAGGAacaaaaatacctatatatattttatgtacaataaataattattctaattaaatcaAAAGCTATTCCTGAACTggtttatatcatataataaatacaataaataaggtTCTTATGAGCCTTTTTGAATAAGTAGTCaatttacaagattaatttaaagtttctataccctgtacaagttagcttgatcttttgcCAGATGTAATGGAATaatttctgatcgacataacttagcaaagacgaacatattattttcttaatttaattattttaaaa
This region of Vanessa atalanta chromosome 8, ilVanAtal1.2, whole genome shotgun sequence genomic DNA includes:
- the LOC125065698 gene encoding autophagy protein 12-like, with amino-acid sequence MGDEKSEDLSQTELSNCENVKENEPKDNENNGKADKMKVDILLKATGNAPIMKKKKWAVDAEKPIGWIMEFVKKYLKLEPEEKLFLYVNQTFAPSPDQIIRNLYECFGTDGKLVLHYCKSQAWG